From the Lactuca sativa cultivar Salinas chromosome 9, Lsat_Salinas_v11, whole genome shotgun sequence genome, the window AGATATCGGGTTTCGGGAAAGGTAGAGGTGGTTTTCTGCAAGGGTTTAAGGTTTGTTCTTCTTCAGGTTTGGTGAGTTCTTCTATGGTTGATTTTGTTCGCCTTAGGACGGCTGTGGTATTCCCGAGATTGTGGTCGTATTGCTTAAGATGTTGGCATATTGGGAAAGGTAATGGCTGATTTCGAGGAaggaatctaatttaagtggagaAGAGTTGTAACGCTCTGTTTCAAATCATTACACATTTGGGTGGGGGTGATGAAATGTAGATGGTCCGGGCATTTAGAATTGGTTTTGCTGCCAAAGGGCATTTTGGTAAATTGGCAACGGGcctttatggaaattggattttgtgttttggaaactttaagtcaaGTATGAGTTGATAATAGTATAAGGCTTCTCGATACCTTCTCATTGATATAAGCATGGTCGGAATCGGAAAGGTCTCGACGGACTAATAAGCAAAtaattagttttaaaaattagaaCTCAATCTCATACGACTTCTAAATTGCTCTAAATTGATACGACATAAAATTAACTTTAGTTAGGCGTCGCAACTATTCGTTCACGTTACTGATACCACTCCCCGGACCCCGGgtttacaaagaaaattttggCAGCTGTTAAACACGCCCCAGGGTAAGCGCGTAGATTAATGTGTGGAAGAATCTTTTGTCTGATACCAAAAAGAAAACTTAACCATGTCAACAAATTTCAATATCTCAATAATACGCCTCCTTTTATGTCTATGTGCTTGTTTTGACCCCTCCACTTCTAGGTGTCTTGTTGATATACCCCAAATGTTAAAACTTTTCTTCATTGAAATCAAGTGCATCATTATATTATCGGAACATTCTTACTAAATTATTAAGCAATTAGTAAATTTGACGTCTAACTGAAATAATTGATAACTGAAAGATTAGCTAATAGACATAAAATAATTgctataaaaaatatttaataagaCTAACTTATAAATTAACTGTAAtatatcaaataacataaaagaACATATAAATAATtgagtttttttataattaataaaagaaGTGTTTTGGCTTGACAAACAAAATACCTAAAAAGCTCAAAAATTAAGtgaattttttataattaataaaagatGTGTTTTGCCTTTGACAAACATAATACCTAAAAAGCTCAAAAATTAAGTTAATTTATAACCTAGACTTGACGTTAAAAAAACACAGCCTTAgctataaaaatatgtatttttctaTTAAAGGTTCTCAATTCAAATATAAAAGCTTCATGAAAAAGCGTTAATCTTTTTCTTTTACTAAATAAGACTTTCAAATATATTGTATTAGTGGAAAAGATCCATATATCTTTAGCTCAAACTCTGAAATGCCTAAtgctttaaaactattttttttttcaacaattaaatatatatattttttattctaaAAATTGCATATAGCCAGAGTTATCAGATTTGGCCATGTATTCACATATATGCCAAATAACCTTTTTACTATCGACATATTCTTCCAAATTACTGAACAATCTGTCATGTCAAAATGAACCCTAAGAAAATTGTTTGGAAagcattttaaaaacattatttGAAAGAAACTAACGATTCTATTTAAAAAAACTATAGGGTTATTTATGTAAACATAGATAAAGTTAAGGGTTCAATTACACCATGCCTTTTGCGTTCAAATTACAGTCAAAGCTTCTCGACCCGAACCTCCTTTCACACGGGTTACATAACCACAGTTTCGTCTATTATTGTGCCTGCCCTTTGCAACCGACTCTGTGTATTGTATAAATATAGATCCATCGATTGATCGATTATCATCCTTCAGAATTAAGCAACAATCAGTTTTCAGTAGACGATTTCATCTCTCTTTGAATCAATCATCTTGATCATGGCCGAAAACGCTGTTCCTGTTACTACTCAACCAGAGGTTCGTCTTTTCTAATTTTTAATTATTCTCTATCACTAATTTTAGTCTGCATGTTTGATTTGTTGTTTCGATTGATCTGCTGTGTAAGAAAGTAGAACATATTAATTGATAATCGTAACCTAGGGCTATAGCGAAGCCGATTCGTTGaaatttattattaataatgGAAAATTGGGAGAAATTGTTTTGATCGTTTGAAAATCGATAACAAACCTAAATCACGAACACAAGTCCTTGCGAAGATGTGAATCTGCATAAAATTATCTTGATACTAATTGTGCCTAATTTCAACTGTCTGAAACAATGATCTTCTATCTCAAACACATCTTCCTTTCTGCAATTCTAGTAAGATCGATCCTTCAAAAACCAGTAGGATAACGAAATACAAGACTTTAATTGCATGCAAGAAAGATAGGTGTTAATATAATAACATATTCACAAGAAAGATGAAACGATAATCGACTATTACACTGCTAATTTCAATACTGTTCAAATCCGCTTATTGATTTGACAATGTTCTCTTGTTTTCGTTGCAAAAGGTTCAGATCGAACAAGAGAGGTTGAAATACCTTGAATTTGTTCAAGTTGCAGTGTTCCACGCAGTTGTTTATGCATCAAGAGTCTATGGTTACGCTAAAGACAACTCTGGCCCTCTAAAACCTGGTGTGGAAACAATCGAAGGTACCCTCAAGACTGTTGTTGGCCCTGCTTATGTCAAGTTCCATGATGTCCCTGTTGAGGTCCTCAAGTTTGTTGATCGTAAGGTCAGTTTTTctcctctcccccccccccccccccccccccccccccccccccccccccttttttttttttaattaaagtatTCTTAAGGTATAAAAGTACGTTGCAAATTCTTGCTTTTCAGGTTGATGAGTCGGTGACCATAATCGACAGCCGTGTGCCGCCTTTGTTGAAGGAGGTGAAGACCGCCGGAGTGGTGGAGACCGCCTCAGGGCTAGCGAAAACCGCGTACACGAAGCTGGAGCCGACCGCTAAAGGGCTTTATGTAAAATACGAACCGGTTGCAGAGCAATATGCTGCATCAGCTTGGCACTCTTTGAATCAGCTTCCACTCTTCTTTAAAGTGGCTAATGTGGTTGTACCAAAAGCAGCTTATTATTCTGAAAAGTACAACCAAACTGTGCAGCAAACAGCTGAGAAAGGGTACAAGGTTTCTTCTTATCTTCCATTGGTGCCTACTGAGAGGATTGCTAAGGTGTTTAACTCTACTGCTGCTTGAGTGTGTGGTGGATGGATGTTATGGTGATGTGGTTTGGTTTGATGTTTGAAGATGGATGATGGATGATGGAAATGtttgcttttttttctttttttgtggtGGTGTTTTTACTTGACATTTGTTTTGGATTGATGTAGTCATGAAGAATGGGGATTTGGTTGATGTGTACAGTTTAAGGTTTGGGAGTATGTTGTTGTTTTTGGTTTATGAAGTTTCATCTATATCTTCTTTTGAAAAGAATATGCGTTTTTTTGTTAGGTGTCATGATGAGCAACAAATATGCAAAAAGATAATATTGTTTAATGTAAGAGTTGAAAGAAGTGGAATATGTAGTAGGCAGTTAGTCATGTCGGTCTTTAATGGATATGTTTGAACTCTCTAATGGAAGAATAGAAGTTCTTTGTAATGGGTATGGAATTTAGTTTCATAAATGATTTTCTTTAGATATGTTTTATTGAAGCCTTGTAAAGTTCTACGTATTTTAGAGACAAAAATTGTAGAATTGTATGAAAAGTAGAGTGTTGATTTGACAATTTAGAGTTTAATGTGTTGTGAATGTTATAGCGGAACCGATTAAAATGATGTTTGAGGCTATGAATCATACTAGCCGATAAAAATAATGTGTTTGAAAGATATAAATGACATTTAGAAAAATatgttatttataattaattagagGTACATttagaaaaaatatttaaaatcttTTGAAAAACTAGTCTAATAACTTACTTTTTTTtaccaaatatatatttttacaaaCGATCGAAATATAAGTTAGTTTATCGGTTACGCACCAAACACATTTTAGATATTTCTTTTAAGAGgtatatatgatatttagaaaaATATGGTTACACACCAAACACATTTTAGATATTTCTTTTAAGAGGTATATATGACATTTAGAAAAATatgttatttataattaattagagatatatattTTTACGTACCAAACACATTTTAGATGTTTCTTTTAAGAGGCATAAGTGTATAACTTCAATGTGAACTTTTTCCCCAAACAAAATTTACATGGCCTTGATTAATCTTTAGTGTGGAAATTAAGCTTCCTATTACCACAATCAAAAGCATCACTTGTAACTGTCGTATGACTTTCTCTCAGACTTTGAAAACACCCATTTTTAAGGTGGCTGCTCATCTCGGGTCCGTTGAAGTGTGCGTTACATTGTTGATTCTTCCTAGTAGCACTCTTCAGTTGTTCAGACCGAAGAATAGGCAAGAAGGTAGGTCTGGGAATAGAAAGTCATTGCAGCATCGTAATATCCTTGGGGATATCGAATACGGTATAGCCAAGCTTGTAAAAAACATGGTTAACAATGCAAGGCTGGAGCAACAAGGCAAAAAAGAAGAGTACACTCAGGAGGAAAGAACATTGGGCCACACCAACGCCAGGTAATGTCTCTGTAAGGTTGCAGATAGGCATTTCACAGCAACAGTGAAAGTATTATGTTCCTCGAGGGTTGCTCCATATGGGGATGATACCACAAAGGCATTGGAGGATAAGCGTCCATACAAGCCACCACCATCCATACCAAGTACTAtcttttttgtaacatcccaaattcgagtccaaaattttcatttttgtttaaCTGATTATAAAAACATCCATAAgaaaatttcataaaaatatatcatttcgCAGATCAATATATCATATCTGAAAACCCAAATCATAAAATagtaacatgtcagagtacaatcccagaatatctcaagtgcggaaaaccaatgcgtgtgtgtatgatgtgctgctaccgcgccagctccttccccttcgctgaagaggtacctgaaaccaaaactgtaaactataagcacgaagcttagtgagttcccccatcgtaccacataccatacaatcatatagcatacatacaCTCGAacaattatggggtgcccgacctacccggtacgaccattatggggtgccgccctacccgtgtcaagccatt encodes:
- the LOC111884522 gene encoding REF/SRPP-like protein At3g05500, whose translation is MAENAVPVTTQPEVQIEQERLKYLEFVQVAVFHAVVYASRVYGYAKDNSGPLKPGVETIEGTLKTVVGPAYVKFHDVPVEVLKFVDRKVDESVTIIDSRVPPLLKEVKTAGVVETASGLAKTAYTKLEPTAKGLYVKYEPVAEQYAASAWHSLNQLPLFFKVANVVVPKAAYYSEKYNQTVQQTAEKGYKVSSYLPLVPTERIAKVFNSTAA